In Argiope bruennichi chromosome X1, qqArgBrue1.1, whole genome shotgun sequence, a single window of DNA contains:
- the LOC129959159 gene encoding uncharacterized protein LOC129959159, with protein sequence MIQEESSTEESFKGLKTLNIFRDEESILRIKTKLTEMDDLRNFRYPILLPGKHRLVELLVREAHMENSHTEVQILLSKLRENFWIINGRRTIRREINKCFRYKRYDSRNIQIQPIGLPQDTVEESAAFEVSGVDLAGSLTLKGGEKCWIVLFMCVVYRAIHLKLTLSLDTRSFPLCLRWFIARRGPPKVIYSDNDTNFVGAENFLQNLYWDVIERETSIQRITWKFIPPSAPWRGGFWKRIVQMVRKLLRRVLGNACLYYEELVAILCDCEAVINSRPLTYLSEDPNDLIPLTPSMFIQDIPTVGVPELDKLDITDVKRRLKYRLNHRQHIRNKFRCEYLGILLQPRKKSNYYEVKPGEIVLSEDDSKKRLMWPMAKILSLSR encoded by the coding sequence ATGATTCAAGAAGAGTCTTCCACAGAAGAATCATTTAAAGGCTTGAAGACCCTTAATATCTTTAGAGATGAGGAGAgtattttaaggattaaaacaaaattaactgaGATGGACGACTTACGAAATTTTAGATACCCCATTCTTCTTCCTGGAAAACATAGGTTAGTAGAGCTTCTTGTCAGAGAGGCTCATATGGAAAACTCTCATACTGAAGTGCAGATTCTATTAtcgaaattgcgagaaaatttctgGATTATAAATGGAAGAAGAACCATTCGTAGAGAAATTAACAAATGCTTTAGATACAAGAGATACGATTCCAGAAACATACAGATCCAACCTATAGGTTTGCCTCAGGACACAGTAGAAGAATCAGCTGCATTTGAAGTGAGTGGCGTAGATTTAGCTGGATCACTTACGCTTAAGGGAGGTGAAAAATGTTGGATAGTTCTTTTCATGTGTGTAGTGTATCGAGCAATACACCTCAAACTGACACTGTCACTTGATACTAGATCCTTCCCCCTTTGCCTTCGGTGGTTTATAGCGAGACGAGGCCCACCAAAGGTTATTTACAGCGATAATGACACTAACTTTGTAGGCGctgaaaattttctgcaaaaccTGTATTGGGATGTGATCGAAAGAGAAACTTCTATCCAAAGAATAACATGGAAATTTATACCCCCCTCTGCACCCTGGCGGGGTGGATTTTGGAAACGGATTGTACAAATGGTGAGAAAACTTCTTAGACGTGTTTTAGGGAATGCCTGCTTGTACTATGAAGAATTAGTTGCTATCTTATGTGATTGTGAGGCGGTCATTAACTCCAGACCTCTTACGTACTTATCCGAAGATCCCAATGATCTCATTCCGCTCACTCCATCAATGTTTATACAAGATATTCCGACGGTGGGAGTGCCCGAGTTAGATAAACTCGACATTACCGATGTTAAAAGGCGTCTGAAATATCGACTAAATCATAGACAACACATAAGAAACAAATTTCGCTGTGAATATTTAGGCATATTATTACAACCACGGAAGAAAAGCAATTATTATGAAGTAAAACCTGGAGAAATCGTCTTAAGTGAAGATGattcaaagaaaagattaatgtGGCCAATGGCTAAAATTCTTAGTTTATCCAGGTAA
- the LOC129959160 gene encoding uncharacterized protein K02A2.6-like, translating to MLVAEDIIEPVTYSEWATPIVPVIKQNGNLRICGDYKVTINPGLKIEQYPLPRIEDIFAELSGGEFFTKIDLSEAYLQMLVDERDRHLLTINTHKGLFRYKRMNYGIALAPAVCQRAIEQVLSGIAGVHVFLDDITVTGRNDQEHFERLELVLQRIEEYGLRVPVPKTVSDLKSFLGLVNYYGKFIPNLSTRVAPFNNLLQKGTKFLWTAECEKAFKALKQEIASDRILCHYDPKLPLVLQTDASPVGIGAVLSHIMPDGSEKSAMFASRSLTKTERNYSQIDKEALSIVWGVKRFYQYLFGRHFDLVTDHKPLVSIFAPNRSLPCLSATRMVHYALFLQAFSYTIKYRNTKNHGNADALSRLPLTVDKDCEYLTEADVTNISQVELMPVTATDIARATKTDRKLFELYESLKSGTELPVPWKGRESEFSLQNGCMMYGHRVCIPEKYQNQVLEELHVGHPGIVKMKALARSYCYWQGIDASIANFVQNCSACIATRNEPARINRHPWEWPNGPWQRILVDYAGPLMGKMFFVVSDAYSKWIEVIPMKNITASFTIHHLRILFAHYGIPLTLVSDNGASFTSYEFRHFLKLNNIKHITSAPYHPATNGQAERIVQLFKASLKSSRGDSGDLNVKLQRFLLQYRITPHSLKGETPSALFLKRCIRTRLDLFKPNLRDKVVQKQSSRLDTESILRQFQEGEKVAVRNYSGPNKWKIGTIINRDGALSYSIQVGTEIWKRHVDQIRKCGKSIELSQPATEIPIYDKELNFPDEPVSDDVAESEPPAPVPEVVPEPKDVPVSATPSDDMPPGPVPDASGKTKTDVPLRRSNRIRRPPERLHL from the exons ATGTTAGTTGCAGAAGACATAATTGAGCCGGTGACATATAGTGAGTGGGCTACACCAATTGTTCCTGTTATCAAACAGAATGGGAACCTACGAATCTGTGGTGATTATAAGGTGACTATAAACCCGGGACTAAAAATTGAGCAGTATCCTTTACCCCGTATCGAGGACATTTTTGCTGAACTGTCAGGAGGGGAGTTCTTTACTAAAATCGACTTATCTGAGGCATACCTTCAAATGTTAGTTGATGAGCGGGACCGACATCTATTGACGATCAATACTCACAAGGGTTTGTTCCGTTACAAGAGAATGAATTATGGTATAGCCTTAGCTCCGGCAGTGTGTCAGAGAGCCATTGAACAAGTTTTGTCAGGCATCGCGGGGGTACACGTATTTTTAGACGATATTACCGTAACGGGGAGAAATGATCAAGAGCATTTTGAAAGGTTAGAATTAGTACTACAGAGAATAGAAGAATATGGTCTCAGA GTACCAGTTCCAAAAACTGTATCTGATTTGAAGAGTTTTTTGGGTTTAGTCAATTACTACGGAAAATTTATTCCCAACTTATCTACTCGTGTCGCTCCTTTCAATAATTTACTGCAGAAAGGTACTAAATTTTTGTGGACTGCAGAATGTGAAAAAGCTTTCAAGgcattgaaacaagaaattgcTTCAGACCGAATTTTATGCCATTATGATCCTAAGTTACCTCTTGTATTACAAACTGATGCATCACCAGTTGGAATAGGAGCAGTTTTAAGTCACATTATGCCAGATGGTTCAGAAAAATCAGCCATGTTTGCATCAAGGTCTTTGACTAAAACGGAACGTAATTATTCGCAGATAGACAAGGAAGCATTGAGTATCGTATGGGGAGTAAAgagattttatcaatatttatttggtCGACATTTTGATCTCGTAACCGATCATAAACCCCTAGTATCAATTTTCGCACCTAATCGTAGTTTACCATGTCTATCAGCAACACGAATGGTTCATTATGCACTTTTTCTCCAAGCATTCAGTTATACAATCAAGTATCGAAACACAAAGAATCATGGCAATGCCGATGCACTTTCACGGTTACCACTGACAGTTGACAAGGACTGTGAGTACTTGACTGAAGCAGACGTGACAAATATTTCGCAAGTTGAATTAATGCCTGTTACAGCAACCGACATAGCTAGAGCTACTAAAACTGATAGGAAATTGTTCGAActgtatgaaagtttaaaatctgGAACTGAATTACCTGTGCCTTGGAAAGGTAGAGAATctgaattttcattgcaaaatggtTGCATGATGTATGGTCATAGAGTATGCATTCCTGAAAAGTACCAGAATCAAGTTTTGGAAGAACTTCATGTTGGACATCCTGGAATTGTCAAAATGAAGGCCTTAGCTAGAAGCTACTGCTATTGGCAAGGTATTGATGCCAGTATAGCCAATTTTGTTCAGAACTGTTCAGCTTGTATCGCAACGAGGAACGAACCAGCAAGGATAAATCGGCATCCGTGGGAATGGCCAAATGGACCTTGGCAAAGGATACTCGTTGACTACGCTGGTCCTTTAATGgggaaaatgttttttgtagTCTCTGATGCATATTCGAAATGGATAGAAGTCATTCcgatgaaaaatattacagctaGTTTTACAATTCATCATCTTCGTATTCTTTTTGCTCATTATGGAATTCCCTTAACTTTGGTTAGTGATAACGGCGCAAGTTTTACTAGTTacgaatttcgacattttttgaaactgaataatattaaacatataacttcAGCACCTTACCATCCTGCTACGAACGGACAGGCAGAAAGAATAGTGCAGTTGTTCAAAGCTTCGTTGAAATCGAGTAGAGGTGATTCTGGAGATCTAAAtgtgaaattacaaagatttttattacagtatagaATAACTCCACATTCCCTCAAGGGAGAAACTCCGAGTGCCTTGTTTTTGAAGAGATGTATTCGCACTAGGCTTGatctttttaaaccaaatttgagaGACAAAGTTGTTCAGAAACAGAGTTCGAGACTTGACACAGAATCTATCTTGCGTCAGTTTCAGGAAGGGGAGAAAGTAGCCGTAAGAAATTATTCCGGACCTAACAAATGGAAAATTGGAACAATTATAAACCGGGATGGAGCTTTGAGTTATAGCATACAAGTTGGAACTGAAATTTGGAAGAGACACGTAGATCAAATAAGGAAATGTGGGAAGTCGATTGAATTATCCCAACCTGCTACTGAAATTCCAATTTAcgataaagaattgaattttccaGATGAGCCAGTATCCGATGATGTTGCTGAATCGGAACCGCCTGCACCTGTACCTGAAGTTGTCCCTGAACCTAAGGATGTACCTGTATCTGCCACTCCAAGTGATGATATGCCACCTGGCCCTGTACCAGACGCTTCCGGAAAGACGAAAACTGATGTGCCACTCCGACGCTCAAACCGAATCAGGAGACCTCCAGAGAGACTCCACCTGTGA